Proteins found in one Erythrobacter sp. 3-20A1M genomic segment:
- a CDS encoding phosphodiester glycosidase family protein: protein MRGPEILLLAALALTACDRQPEGKPVLRTEIGSGKALPVGGEASGAAASASPTPAAIPGDPCTRSEFEGVAITECIADPAKHVILAALGQPPYRGFAKLKAAMGDEAAKVAFAVNAGMFDGEGKPIGYFVRNGDRRQELNRADGSGNFHMKPNGVFYGAKGKWHVRTSADFYTNVTDRPDFGTQSGPMLVIAGKLHPEFSEDGPSRNIRNGVGVDAQGRAHFAISEGPISFGSFARYFRDVAKTPDALYLDGNVSSLWDPVAKRMDARAPIGPMLVVERKD, encoded by the coding sequence ATGAGGGGGCCTGAAATCCTGTTGCTCGCTGCACTCGCGCTGACGGCTTGTGACCGGCAGCCCGAGGGTAAGCCGGTGCTGCGCACCGAGATCGGGAGCGGCAAAGCACTGCCGGTCGGGGGCGAGGCGTCCGGGGCGGCCGCTTCGGCGTCGCCCACTCCGGCCGCGATCCCCGGCGATCCGTGCACCCGTAGCGAATTCGAAGGGGTCGCGATTACCGAGTGCATCGCCGATCCGGCGAAGCACGTCATCCTCGCCGCGCTGGGCCAGCCTCCCTATCGCGGCTTCGCGAAGCTCAAGGCCGCCATGGGCGATGAAGCGGCCAAGGTCGCCTTCGCGGTCAATGCCGGGATGTTCGACGGCGAGGGCAAGCCGATCGGCTATTTCGTGCGCAACGGCGACCGTCGTCAGGAACTCAACCGCGCTGACGGGTCGGGCAATTTCCATATGAAGCCCAACGGCGTGTTCTACGGTGCCAAGGGCAAGTGGCATGTGCGCACCAGTGCGGACTTCTACACCAACGTTACCGATCGCCCCGATTTCGGCACGCAGAGCGGGCCGATGCTGGTGATCGCCGGCAAGCTGCATCCCGAATTTTCCGAAGACGGCCCTTCGCGCAATATCCGCAACGGGGTGGGTGTCGACGCGCAAGGCCGCGCGCATTTCGCGATTTCGGAAGGGCCGATCAGCTTCGGCAGCTTCGCCCGCTATTTCCGCGATGTGGCGAAAACGCCCGATGCGCTCTATCTCGACGGTAACGTCTCGTCCCTGTGGGACCCGGTGGCGAAGCGGATGGACGCGCGCGCACCGATCGGGCCGATGCTGGTCGTCGAGCGAAAGGATTGA